A genomic region of Pristiophorus japonicus isolate sPriJap1 chromosome 20, sPriJap1.hap1, whole genome shotgun sequence contains the following coding sequences:
- the LOC139233073 gene encoding nuclear pore complex protein Nup214-like, with translation MADDQNGVPEREEKNFQFRQMKRIRVFDSPDELPKDRVNLLAMSNIYGLTFLGGKTGLKILNTKYIILADGEEGGINKISSGV, from the exons ATGGCGGACGATCAGAATGGCGTCCCTGAGCGGGAAGagaag AACTTCCAGTTCCGACAGATGAAGAGAATCCGTGTCTTTGACTCCCCGGACGAGTTGCCCAAGGATAGGGTCAATCTTCTGGCCATGTCCAATATTTACGGACTCACCTTTCTGGGAGGCAAGACTGGCCTGAAGATTCTCAATACCAAGTACATCATTCTGGCTGACGGGGAAGAGGGGGGCATAAATAAAATCA GTTCTGGGGTATGA